One part of the Streptomyces ferrugineus genome encodes these proteins:
- a CDS encoding 3,4-dihydroxyphenylacetate 2,3-dioxygenase yields the protein MGEIVGAGLLAHVPTIVLPEADRLELNEGKEITLVTGLEQLRRDVFERDDYDTVVVLDSHWATTVEFVVTAQARRAGLFTSEELPRGMCRMPYDFAGDPELARNVEKFADKHGTWITAIDDDYLPIYYATINLWKFLGEGLPDKRWVTIGVCQTGDMEDHLRLGRALADGIAATPGRRVLLIASGALSHTFWPLRELRDHEASDPVHIFTPQAREADHERIAWFKEGRHDKVLDTMDEFWKVKPEAKFFHYLMMAGALGEQACVARARQYGEYENSVGTGQAHLWFDRPEGGWTATPTTTNQEPAHA from the coding sequence ATGGGTGAGATCGTCGGGGCCGGGCTGCTGGCCCATGTCCCCACCATCGTGCTGCCCGAGGCCGACCGGCTGGAGCTCAACGAGGGCAAGGAGATCACCCTCGTCACCGGTCTGGAACAGCTGCGCAGGGACGTCTTCGAGCGCGACGACTACGACACCGTCGTCGTCCTCGACTCCCACTGGGCCACCACCGTGGAGTTCGTCGTCACCGCGCAAGCGCGCCGGGCCGGGCTGTTCACCTCCGAGGAGCTGCCGCGCGGGATGTGCCGGATGCCGTACGACTTCGCCGGCGACCCCGAACTCGCCCGCAACGTAGAGAAGTTCGCGGACAAGCATGGCACCTGGATCACGGCGATCGACGACGACTACCTGCCGATCTACTACGCCACCATCAACCTGTGGAAGTTCCTCGGGGAGGGACTGCCCGACAAGCGGTGGGTGACCATCGGCGTCTGCCAGACCGGGGACATGGAGGACCATCTGCGCCTCGGCCGGGCCCTGGCCGACGGCATCGCCGCCACCCCGGGACGCCGGGTCCTGCTCATCGCCTCCGGGGCGCTGTCGCACACCTTCTGGCCGCTGCGCGAACTGCGTGACCACGAGGCCAGCGACCCGGTGCACATCTTCACCCCGCAGGCCCGCGAGGCCGACCACGAGCGGATCGCCTGGTTCAAGGAGGGCCGTCACGACAAGGTTCTCGACACCATGGACGAGTTCTGGAAGGTCAAGCCCGAGGCGAAGTTCTTCCACTACCTGATGATGGCCGGCGCCCTCGGCGAGCAGGCCTGTGTCGCCAGGGCCCGCCAGTACGGCGAGTACGAGAACTCCGTCGGCACCGGTCAGGCGCACCTCTGGTTCGACCGCCCCGAAGGCGGCTGGACCGCCACCCCCACCACGACCAACCAGGAGCCCGCCCATGCCTGA
- a CDS encoding aldehyde dehydrogenase: MSEHTITVAGVSVDTRHWIGGERVASAQTFPDVSPIDGCTIGDISRGAATEAAAAVAAAKAAFPAWAATSRAERARILHAIADGVDKRIEELAIVETTDNGALLRSHRRGVMPRVAHNFRFFADWLLKLEHEDFETRGHTNHVSWDPAGPCVLITPWNAPLMLATWKVAPALAAGDTVVLKPAEWSPLTASLLADIAAEAGLPAGVLNVVQGYGSEVGDALTSHPDVRRISFTGSVPTARRIAASASANLTPLSLELGGKSPLLVFADADLDLAVDLAVEQYDNAGQVCLAGTRLLVEEPIAEEFTRRFVEKAAALTQGDPRDEATDIGPNIHPRQLEKIDGFVRRALDAGARAVIGGHRNGGQYYAPTLLTDVAQDSEIVQEEVFGPVLTLQTFADEDEAIRLANDTRFGLAATLATGDPQRAERVSAQLVAGTVWVNCFFVRDLQAPFGGSRQSGVGREGGTWSFDFYCDLKNTVTAPKGWKDHG; encoded by the coding sequence ATGAGCGAACACACCATCACCGTTGCCGGGGTGAGCGTCGATACCCGGCACTGGATCGGCGGCGAGCGCGTCGCCTCGGCACAGACGTTCCCGGACGTCTCACCGATCGACGGCTGCACGATCGGCGACATCTCCCGTGGCGCGGCCACGGAGGCGGCCGCCGCCGTGGCCGCCGCGAAGGCCGCGTTCCCCGCCTGGGCGGCCACCTCCCGCGCGGAACGCGCCCGCATCCTGCACGCGATCGCCGACGGGGTCGACAAGCGGATCGAAGAGCTGGCGATCGTCGAGACCACTGACAACGGGGCACTGCTGCGTTCCCACCGCCGGGGCGTCATGCCGCGCGTCGCCCACAACTTCCGCTTCTTCGCCGACTGGTTGCTGAAGCTGGAGCACGAGGACTTCGAGACGCGCGGCCACACCAACCATGTCAGCTGGGACCCGGCCGGGCCCTGTGTGCTGATCACCCCGTGGAACGCGCCGCTGATGCTGGCCACCTGGAAGGTCGCGCCGGCGCTCGCGGCCGGCGACACGGTCGTCCTCAAGCCCGCCGAGTGGTCCCCGCTGACCGCCTCGCTGCTGGCGGACATCGCCGCCGAGGCGGGGCTGCCCGCCGGGGTGCTGAACGTGGTCCAGGGCTACGGCTCGGAGGTCGGTGACGCCCTCACCTCGCATCCGGACGTACGCCGGATCAGCTTCACCGGCTCGGTGCCCACCGCCCGCCGTATCGCGGCGTCGGCCTCGGCGAACCTGACGCCGCTCAGCCTCGAACTCGGGGGCAAGTCACCGCTGCTGGTGTTCGCCGACGCCGATCTCGATCTCGCCGTCGATCTGGCCGTGGAGCAGTACGACAACGCCGGGCAGGTGTGCCTGGCGGGGACGCGTCTTCTCGTCGAGGAGCCGATCGCCGAGGAGTTCACCCGCCGGTTCGTCGAGAAGGCGGCCGCGCTCACACAGGGCGACCCCCGGGACGAGGCCACCGACATCGGGCCCAACATCCACCCCCGCCAGCTGGAGAAGATCGACGGCTTCGTGCGGCGGGCGCTCGACGCGGGAGCGCGCGCGGTCATCGGCGGGCATCGCAACGGCGGCCAGTACTACGCGCCGACGCTGCTCACCGACGTCGCCCAGGACTCGGAGATCGTGCAGGAGGAGGTCTTCGGCCCCGTCCTGACCCTGCAGACCTTCGCCGACGAGGACGAGGCGATCCGGCTCGCCAACGACACCCGGTTCGGGCTGGCCGCCACCCTCGCCACCGGCGACCCCCAGCGCGCCGAACGCGTCAGCGCACAGCTGGTCGCGGGCACGGTCTGGGTCAACTGCTTCTTCGTACGTGACCTGCAGGCGCCCTTCGGCGGCTCCCGCCAGTCCGGCGTCGGGCGCGAAGGCGGCACCTGGAGCTTCGACTTCTACTGCGACCTGAAGAACACCGTCACCGCACCGAAGGGGTGGAAGGACCATGGGTGA
- a CDS encoding aldehyde dehydrogenase, protein MPAVSHEEWLRRAKSLELSGAHHIDGADEPGGGGAFAVVSPRDGQALAQVADAGAAEVDAAVAAARRAFDAGSWPRLAPVERGRVLLRLADLLEERRAELALTVSLEMGKPITDAYDIELRAAVHTFRWYGQLADKLTDESPHTAPDALALVTREPAGVVGAVVPWNFPLTLASWKVAPALAAGCTVVLKPSENSPLSALLLGRLATEAGLPPGALNVVNGHGPVAGRALGLHPDVDVLAFTGSTAVGRHFLHYAADSNLKRVWLELGGKSPNLVLPDAPDLERAAATAAWGIFFNQGEMCTAPSRLLVHSSVAERVTEAVVRRARELRVGDPLDPATEMGALVGEAHLGRVLGHIGTGRDEGARLRTGGERALAESGGTYLEPTVFDRVDPGMRLAREEIFGPVLSVLAFDDLDEAVRLANATEYGLAAGLWTSDLSTAHRVSRALKAGTVWVNCYEEGDLTVPFGGMKQSGNGRDKSVHALEKYTELKTTWIQL, encoded by the coding sequence ATGCCCGCCGTCTCCCACGAGGAGTGGCTGCGTCGAGCCAAGTCCCTGGAACTGTCCGGCGCCCATCACATCGACGGCGCCGACGAGCCGGGCGGGGGAGGGGCCTTCGCGGTCGTCTCACCCCGGGACGGACAGGCGCTGGCCCAGGTCGCCGACGCGGGTGCCGCCGAGGTGGACGCCGCCGTCGCGGCCGCCCGCCGGGCCTTCGACGCCGGGTCATGGCCACGCCTCGCGCCCGTCGAACGCGGCCGGGTGCTGCTGCGCCTCGCCGACCTGCTGGAGGAACGGCGCGCGGAACTGGCGCTGACCGTCAGCCTGGAGATGGGCAAACCGATCACGGACGCGTACGACATCGAACTGCGCGCCGCCGTCCACACGTTCCGCTGGTACGGCCAGCTCGCGGACAAGCTCACCGACGAGTCCCCGCACACCGCCCCCGACGCCCTCGCCCTGGTCACCCGTGAGCCGGCCGGTGTCGTCGGGGCCGTCGTGCCCTGGAACTTCCCCCTGACGCTGGCGAGTTGGAAGGTCGCCCCGGCGCTCGCGGCCGGCTGCACGGTCGTACTGAAGCCGTCCGAGAACTCCCCGCTGTCCGCCCTGCTGCTCGGCCGGCTGGCCACCGAGGCCGGCCTGCCGCCGGGCGCTCTCAACGTCGTGAACGGCCACGGCCCCGTCGCCGGACGCGCCCTCGGACTCCACCCCGACGTCGACGTCCTGGCCTTCACCGGCTCCACCGCCGTCGGCCGCCACTTCCTGCACTACGCCGCAGACTCCAACCTCAAGCGGGTCTGGCTCGAACTCGGCGGCAAGTCGCCCAACCTCGTCCTGCCCGACGCCCCCGACCTGGAGCGGGCCGCCGCCACCGCGGCCTGGGGCATCTTCTTCAACCAGGGCGAGATGTGCACCGCCCCCTCCCGGCTCCTGGTGCACTCCTCCGTCGCCGAGCGCGTCACCGAGGCCGTCGTACGCCGGGCGCGCGAGCTGCGGGTCGGCGACCCCCTCGACCCGGCCACCGAGATGGGCGCCCTGGTCGGCGAGGCCCACCTCGGCCGCGTCCTCGGCCACATCGGCACCGGTCGGGACGAGGGGGCACGGCTGCGCACCGGCGGTGAGCGCGCCCTCGCCGAGTCCGGCGGCACCTATCTGGAGCCGACCGTCTTCGACCGGGTCGACCCCGGGATGCGGCTGGCCCGCGAGGAGATCTTCGGCCCCGTCCTGTCCGTCCTCGCCTTCGACGACCTGGACGAGGCGGTACGGCTGGCCAACGCCACCGAGTACGGCCTCGCCGCCGGCCTGTGGACCTCCGACCTCTCCACCGCCCACCGCGTCTCCCGCGCCCTGAAGGCCGGCACGGTCTGGGTCAACTGCTACGAGGAGGGCGACCTCACCGTCCCCTTCGGCGGCATGAAGCAGTCCGGCAACGGCCGCGACAAGTCCGTGCACGCCCTGGAGAAGTACACCGAGCTCAAGACCACCTGGATCCAGCTGTGA
- a CDS encoding fumarylacetoacetate hydrolase family protein, producing the protein MPEYRRILLDGAAVQVTVDGDELVAGDGRRVKTDDAQHLPPVVPSKVIAVHLNHRSRVDEFRIGLPDTPTYFHKPTSALNSHRGAIVRPEGCKWLNYEGEVAIVIGKTARNISPAEAGQYIAGYTVANDYGLHDFRDTDAGSMLRVKGSDTLCPLGPGLVTDWDFHGKSLRTYVNGKVVQDGSTDEMKWDMHYLVADIARTITLHPGDVLLSGTPANSRPVQPGDVVEVEVEGLGRLTNHIVTGPTPIRADVGAQPTESEEVLSTALGGDWEFRGIRPPKR; encoded by the coding sequence ATGCCTGAGTACCGCCGCATCCTCCTCGACGGCGCCGCCGTCCAGGTCACCGTCGACGGCGACGAACTCGTCGCCGGGGACGGCCGCCGTGTCAAGACCGACGACGCTCAGCACCTGCCGCCGGTCGTGCCCTCCAAGGTGATCGCCGTCCACCTCAACCACCGCAGCCGGGTCGACGAGTTCCGGATCGGCCTGCCCGACACCCCGACCTACTTCCACAAGCCGACCTCGGCCCTCAACTCCCACCGGGGCGCCATCGTCCGCCCCGAGGGCTGCAAATGGCTCAACTACGAGGGCGAGGTCGCCATCGTCATCGGCAAGACCGCCCGCAACATCTCCCCGGCCGAGGCGGGCCAGTACATCGCCGGCTACACCGTCGCCAACGACTACGGGCTGCACGACTTCCGGGACACCGACGCCGGCTCCATGCTCCGCGTCAAGGGCTCCGACACCCTCTGCCCGCTCGGGCCCGGCCTGGTCACCGACTGGGACTTCCACGGCAAGAGCCTGCGCACCTATGTCAACGGAAAGGTCGTCCAGGACGGCTCGACCGACGAGATGAAGTGGGACATGCACTACCTCGTCGCCGACATCGCCCGCACCATCACCCTCCACCCCGGTGACGTACTCCTGTCCGGTACCCCCGCCAACTCCCGCCCCGTCCAGCCCGGCGACGTCGTCGAGGTGGAGGTGGAGGGCCTCGGCCGGCTCACCAACCACATCGTCACCGGCCCCACCCCGATCCGCGCCGACGTCGGCGCCCAGCCCACCGAGTCCGAGGAGGTCCTGTCCACCGCGCTCGGCGGCGACTGGGAGTTCCGCGGCATCCGCCCGCCCAAGCGCTGA
- a CDS encoding gamma-glutamyl-gamma-aminobutyrate hydrolase family protein, translating to MTRPLIAIPARFSATTSALRYAAEVNARALIEAVWRAGGEPAGVHPAAGDVAARLVRFDGVLLPGGGDLAPHRYGATETHAAVYDVDELQDAFDLAVARRALDLGLPLLAICRGMQVVNVALGGTLEQDMGGPDREHRHLVHPVAIERGTLLEQSTGAEKAEASCYHHQRVDRLGEGLTVTARAADATVEGVELPGAKGWFTAVQWHPEDTAHRDESQQGLFDALVRAAAHERR from the coding sequence GTGACCCGCCCCCTGATCGCGATCCCCGCCCGCTTCTCCGCCACCACCTCGGCCCTCCGGTACGCCGCCGAGGTCAACGCCCGCGCCCTGATCGAGGCGGTGTGGCGAGCGGGCGGCGAACCGGCGGGCGTCCACCCCGCCGCCGGAGACGTCGCGGCCCGCCTGGTCCGCTTCGACGGCGTCCTGCTCCCCGGCGGCGGCGATCTCGCTCCCCACCGCTACGGCGCCACCGAAACCCACGCGGCCGTCTACGACGTGGACGAACTCCAGGACGCCTTCGATCTCGCGGTCGCCCGCCGGGCACTGGACCTCGGCCTGCCCCTGCTGGCGATCTGCCGGGGCATGCAGGTCGTGAACGTCGCGCTCGGCGGCACGCTGGAGCAGGACATGGGCGGCCCCGATCGCGAACACCGGCACCTCGTGCACCCGGTGGCGATCGAGCGCGGCACCTTGCTGGAACAGTCCACCGGCGCCGAGAAGGCGGAGGCGTCCTGCTACCACCACCAGCGCGTGGACCGCCTGGGCGAGGGACTCACGGTCACCGCGCGCGCCGCCGACGCAACGGTGGAGGGGGTCGAACTCCCGGGCGCGAAGGGGTGGTTCACGGCCGTGCAGTGGCACCCCGAGGACACCGCGCACCGGGACGAGTCCCAGCAGGGACTGTTCGACGCCCTGGTGCGGGCGGCCGCACACGAGCGCCGCTGA
- a CDS encoding acetoacetate decarboxylase family protein, translated as MSSVRGYFHPKTASGASSLIPSPPWRYSGDLLTVEYRTDPARVRELLPEPLEPADEDPGAVALIWADWQSCAQSGAELLDPVLSQYKEAFAVVRCKYRGRTYSRCVHIWVDKDFAIARGLHQGYPKKLGSIHQTRPHPFGPAPRIEAGARFGATLAAADRRLAQAVVTLREPAETNGFVNGHPMAHHRWLPSIEKGKGLALDELIESGAASFEGGQPWVGDAELELFEAPTEELARLEVREPIAAYYRQVGVVWDGGRLLESGTSDAE; from the coding sequence ATGTCCTCAGTCCGTGGTTACTTCCATCCCAAGACGGCGAGTGGTGCCTCGTCGCTGATTCCGTCGCCGCCCTGGCGCTACTCGGGTGACCTGCTGACCGTCGAGTACCGGACGGATCCGGCGCGCGTGCGGGAACTGCTGCCCGAGCCGCTGGAACCGGCCGACGAGGATCCCGGTGCGGTGGCGCTGATCTGGGCCGACTGGCAGTCGTGCGCTCAGTCGGGGGCCGAACTGCTCGATCCCGTGCTGTCCCAGTACAAGGAGGCCTTCGCCGTCGTCCGGTGCAAGTACCGGGGGCGGACCTATTCGCGGTGCGTCCACATCTGGGTCGACAAGGACTTCGCCATCGCGCGCGGGCTGCACCAGGGGTATCCCAAGAAGCTCGGGTCCATCCACCAGACCCGACCGCATCCGTTCGGTCCCGCTCCTCGGATCGAGGCGGGGGCACGGTTCGGGGCGACGCTGGCCGCAGCGGACCGGCGGTTGGCGCAGGCCGTGGTCACGCTGCGGGAGCCGGCGGAGACGAACGGGTTCGTCAACGGGCATCCGATGGCCCATCACCGGTGGCTTCCCTCGATCGAGAAGGGGAAGGGGCTTGCGCTCGACGAGCTGATCGAGTCCGGGGCGGCTTCCTTCGAGGGCGGTCAACCGTGGGTCGGTGACGCCGAGTTGGAGCTGTTCGAGGCGCCTACGGAGGAGCTGGCCCGGCTGGAGGTCCGCGAGCCGATCGCCGCCTACTACCGCCAGGTCGGCGTCGTCTGGGACGGCGGCCGACTGCTGGAATCCGGCACCTCCGACGCCGAGTAG
- a CDS encoding MarR family winged helix-turn-helix transcriptional regulator has translation MPGQRSITAAEKLAEAKLGGIPLHREQMAVVANIYRAASTVRQHLENSVLRGADLTWTAFVVLWVVWVWGESETRHVAEEAGISKGTLTGVSRTLEGRGLLKRAGHPGDGRLVLLSLTEEGEALMRRLFPAFNEEEAFVAGRLSEAECRSVADGLRQVVLQVEEQGEERRLALLDGAEPAPRRSGRRPKA, from the coding sequence ATGCCCGGCCAACGATCGATCACCGCTGCCGAGAAGCTGGCCGAGGCCAAGCTCGGCGGCATCCCGCTGCACCGGGAGCAGATGGCGGTCGTCGCCAACATCTACCGCGCGGCCTCCACGGTCCGCCAGCACCTGGAGAACTCCGTGCTGCGCGGGGCCGACCTGACCTGGACGGCGTTCGTGGTGCTGTGGGTGGTCTGGGTGTGGGGCGAGTCGGAGACCCGGCATGTCGCGGAGGAGGCCGGGATCTCCAAGGGGACGCTCACCGGCGTGTCGCGGACGCTGGAGGGGCGGGGCCTGCTGAAGCGGGCCGGGCACCCCGGCGACGGCCGGCTGGTGCTGCTCAGCCTCACCGAGGAGGGCGAGGCGCTGATGCGACGGCTGTTCCCGGCGTTCAACGAGGAGGAGGCGTTCGTGGCGGGGCGGCTGAGCGAGGCGGAGTGCCGCAGCGTCGCGGACGGGCTGCGCCAGGTGGTGCTCCAGGTCGAGGAGCAGGGCGAGGAGCGGCGGCTCGCCCTGCTCGACGGTGCCGAGCCGGCGCCTCGGCGCAGCGGGCGGCGGCCGAAGGCCTGA
- the absR1 gene encoding beta-glucuronidase AbsR1, translated as MTARYCSLAQQSAPAFAPGLAAERLNALISGHRMWVNGTVLHYYFFDRDSDASSIPDPETGETRRVAWAGSKEQQDVVRECFQEWQGLGIGLSFQEVRDRSEAELRIGFQLGDGSWSTVGKDSLRIGLNERTMNFGWDLTVPGERGTALHEIGHALGMLHEHQSPFAGIHWDDEAVYADLAGPPNFWSRDKTFFNILRKLDPNEVNGSVWDPHSIMEYPFSDGLILEPEQFRAGLNPPGVLSRADKEFVRRWYPPTEAPGPRELVPFRSVPLRLGPAEQADFVIEPPETREYTLGTFGDSDTVVVIFEERDGEPRYLTAQDDGGTAHNATLKARLVKGRRYFVRVRLYANWGSGETAVMCW; from the coding sequence ATGACCGCTCGCTACTGCTCCCTCGCGCAGCAGTCGGCGCCCGCCTTCGCACCGGGGCTGGCCGCCGAGCGGCTCAACGCGCTCATCAGCGGGCACCGGATGTGGGTCAACGGCACGGTGCTGCACTACTACTTCTTCGACCGGGACTCCGACGCGTCCTCGATCCCGGACCCGGAGACCGGCGAGACCCGGCGCGTCGCGTGGGCCGGCAGCAAGGAGCAGCAGGACGTCGTACGCGAGTGCTTCCAGGAGTGGCAGGGCCTCGGCATCGGGCTGTCGTTCCAGGAGGTGCGGGACCGGTCGGAGGCCGAGCTGCGGATCGGGTTCCAGCTCGGCGACGGGTCCTGGTCGACGGTGGGCAAGGACTCGCTGCGGATCGGCCTGAACGAGCGCACCATGAACTTCGGCTGGGACCTGACGGTGCCCGGCGAGCGCGGGACGGCGCTGCACGAGATCGGGCACGCGCTCGGCATGCTGCACGAGCACCAGAGCCCGTTCGCCGGCATCCACTGGGACGACGAGGCCGTGTACGCCGATCTGGCGGGCCCGCCGAACTTCTGGAGCCGGGACAAGACGTTCTTCAACATCCTGCGCAAGCTCGATCCGAACGAGGTCAACGGTTCCGTCTGGGACCCGCACTCGATCATGGAGTATCCCTTCTCGGACGGGCTGATCCTGGAGCCGGAGCAGTTCCGTGCGGGCCTGAACCCGCCGGGTGTGCTGTCCAGGGCCGACAAGGAGTTCGTCCGCCGCTGGTACCCGCCCACCGAGGCCCCGGGACCGCGTGAGCTGGTGCCCTTCCGCTCGGTGCCGCTGCGGCTCGGCCCGGCCGAGCAGGCCGACTTCGTCATCGAGCCGCCGGAGACCCGCGAGTACACGCTGGGCACCTTCGGCGACAGCGACACGGTCGTGGTGATCTTCGAGGAGCGGGACGGCGAGCCCCGCTACCTCACCGCCCAGGACGACGGGGGCACCGCGCACAACGCCACGCTCAAGGCCCGTCTGGTCAAGGGCCGCCGCTACTTCGTCCGGGTGCGCCTGTACGCCAACTGGGGTTCGGGGGAGACAGCGGTCATGTGCTGGTGA
- a CDS encoding TetR/AcrR family transcriptional regulator, with protein MTASDEGAGGPQGSEGRKPRRRMNYGEGREALLNAAVRVVARGGLRKLTYRAVAQEAGTTHGLVVHHFGSRDALIEEALAHAIRTSLNTSALEPGTGKVADFSVGVSDMVMADPDIQAFQYELLLEARRRPELLPQIRALYDDYFDATERELSRMLPDAAGRPLTRLVFAALDGLVLHQLVFGEPETTDAAIEELRGLLRLLAADSDEAPENAS; from the coding sequence ATGACCGCATCCGACGAGGGAGCCGGGGGACCCCAGGGCTCCGAGGGCCGCAAGCCGCGCCGGCGCATGAACTACGGCGAGGGCCGCGAGGCCCTGCTCAACGCCGCGGTGCGGGTCGTGGCGCGGGGCGGGCTGCGCAAGCTCACCTACCGGGCGGTCGCACAGGAGGCGGGCACCACGCACGGACTGGTCGTGCACCACTTCGGGTCGCGCGACGCGCTGATCGAGGAGGCCCTCGCCCACGCCATCCGCACCTCGCTCAACACCAGCGCGCTCGAACCGGGCACCGGCAAGGTCGCCGACTTCTCGGTCGGCGTCTCCGACATGGTGATGGCCGACCCGGACATCCAGGCCTTCCAGTACGAGCTGCTCCTCGAGGCCCGGCGCCGCCCCGAGCTGCTCCCGCAGATCCGAGCCCTGTACGACGACTACTTCGACGCCACCGAGCGCGAGCTGTCCCGCATGCTGCCCGACGCCGCCGGCCGCCCGCTGACCCGGCTGGTGTTCGCCGCCCTGGACGGGCTGGTGCTGCACCAGCTCGTCTTCGGCGAGCCCGAGACCACCGACGCCGCGATCGAGGAGCTGCGGGGCCTGCTGCGGCTGCTGGCGGCCGACAGCGACGAGGCACCCGAGAACGCCAGCTGA
- a CDS encoding APC family permease: MDSQTAVPNRQAAPDASTAGKLKPNSLGVLGILFFVLSAQAPLTGVAGAVPIAVAIGNGAGAPAAYLAAGVIILLFSVGFVAMGRHVVDAGAFYRYIGKGLGRNIGNGSAGIALFAYCAIQAAMYGLYGATVSGLLAHHTGADVPWWVCALVTMAIVQVLGALGIEMGAKVLAVFVLAEFSILSVFAVVTFAKGGGPEGLGFADTFSPGAALDGAPGVALMFAVASMIGFEATAIYGEEAREPRRTVPRATYLAVALVTGFFAFASWMLISSYGASNAAGAAGQALEGGDSTAFVFAPIAAEFGTWVNDVLPVLLATSLFAGILAFHNSANRYLFSLSREGLLPRGLSAVNRRHSPGVAGFVQTSIAVLLVIPFALAGKDPVLTLFSWGSGIAVLSIMLLYFLTSVSVVAFFRRERLDTRPWNTLIAPALGAVGIAGALWLIVENFTTLIGGDRTTAVWLQLTVPAVLVLGVVAGRLTRSARP; this comes from the coding sequence GTGGACAGTCAGACAGCGGTCCCGAACAGACAGGCCGCGCCCGACGCCTCCACCGCAGGCAAGCTCAAGCCCAACTCCCTCGGCGTGCTGGGCATCCTCTTCTTCGTCCTCTCCGCCCAGGCGCCGCTGACCGGCGTCGCGGGCGCCGTCCCCATCGCCGTGGCCATCGGGAACGGGGCCGGCGCCCCGGCCGCGTATCTCGCCGCGGGCGTGATCATCCTGCTGTTCTCCGTCGGCTTCGTCGCCATGGGCCGGCATGTGGTGGACGCCGGGGCCTTCTACCGGTACATCGGCAAGGGGCTCGGCCGGAACATCGGCAACGGCAGCGCCGGCATCGCCCTCTTCGCGTACTGCGCGATCCAGGCCGCCATGTACGGCCTGTACGGCGCCACGGTCAGCGGTCTGCTGGCGCACCACACCGGCGCCGACGTCCCCTGGTGGGTGTGCGCCCTGGTCACCATGGCGATCGTGCAGGTCCTCGGCGCCCTGGGCATCGAGATGGGCGCCAAGGTGCTGGCCGTGTTCGTGCTGGCCGAGTTCAGCATCCTGAGCGTCTTCGCGGTCGTGACCTTCGCCAAGGGCGGCGGGCCCGAGGGGCTCGGCTTCGCGGACACCTTCTCGCCCGGTGCGGCCCTGGACGGGGCGCCGGGCGTGGCCCTGATGTTCGCCGTGGCGTCGATGATCGGCTTCGAGGCCACCGCGATCTACGGCGAGGAGGCGCGCGAGCCCCGCAGGACGGTGCCCCGGGCCACCTATCTCGCCGTCGCCCTCGTCACCGGCTTCTTCGCCTTCGCCTCCTGGATGCTGATCTCCTCCTACGGCGCCTCGAACGCGGCCGGAGCGGCCGGGCAGGCGCTGGAGGGCGGTGACTCCACGGCGTTCGTCTTCGCACCGATCGCCGCCGAGTTCGGCACCTGGGTCAACGACGTCCTGCCCGTCCTCCTGGCCACCTCGCTCTTCGCCGGCATCCTCGCCTTCCACAACTCGGCCAACCGCTACCTGTTCTCGCTCAGCCGCGAGGGCCTCCTGCCGCGCGGGCTGTCGGCGGTCAACCGCCGGCACTCGCCGGGTGTCGCGGGCTTCGTGCAGACATCGATCGCCGTCCTGCTGGTGATCCCGTTCGCCCTGGCCGGCAAGGATCCGGTGCTCACCCTGTTCTCGTGGGGGAGTGGCATCGCCGTACTGTCGATCATGCTCCTGTACTTCCTGACCTCGGTCTCGGTCGTCGCCTTCTTCCGGCGCGAGCGCCTCGACACCCGGCCGTGGAACACGCTGATCGCCCCGGCGCTGGGGGCGGTCGGAATCGCCGGTGCCCTCTGGCTGATCGTCGAGAACTTCACCACCCTCATCGGCGGCGACCGCACCACCGCCGTATGGCTCCAGCTGACGGTCCCGGCCGTGCTGGTGCTGGGCGTCGTCGCGGGTCGGCTGACGCGCTCGGCACGTCCGTAG